A genomic segment from Osmerus mordax isolate fOsmMor3 chromosome 5, fOsmMor3.pri, whole genome shotgun sequence encodes:
- the ikzf1 gene encoding DNA-binding protein Ikaros isoform X3 — translation METEEAHEMSQMPGRDSPPPNEVSEDGEEAMLVPEDLSASSAHQQNNRDKGLQAYNIKVEARSDEENGLACEMNGEEEECAEDLRVLDASGAKVNGSHAGHDSKAYSSAGGIRLPNGKLKCDICGIVCIGPNVLMVHKRSHTGERPFQCNQCGASFTQKGNLLRHIKLHSGEKPFKCHLCSYACRRRDALTGHLRTHSVGKPHKCAYCGRSYKQRSSLEEHKERCHNYLQCMGLQNSIYTGEKRLSDLSFDAGGGGELMQPHVIDQAINSAISYLGAESLRPLVQTSPASSSDVATGPMFPLHKPPSEGPTANHGLSAKDSAAENLLLLSKSKSASSEKDGSPSPSGQDSTDTESNNEERAGGGGPGLIYLTNHITSGGRNGVMPLVKEEQQRQYEAIRANMEMVSECFKVVGGDGEQIRAYRCEHCRVLFLDHVMYTIHMGCHGFRDPFECNLCGHRSQDRYEFSSHMTRGEHRY, via the exons atggagacggaggaggccCACGAGATGTCCCAAATGCCAG GCAGGGACAGCCCCCCTCCCAATGAGGTAtctgaggatggggaggaggccATGCTTGTTCCAGAGGACCTGTCTGCCAGCTCCGCCCACCAACAGAACAACAGGGACAAGGGGTTGCAAG CCTATAATATTAAAGTTGAGGCTCGCAGTGACGAGGAGAATGGGCTCGCCTGTGAGATGaatggcgaggaggaggagtgtgcgGAAGACTTGCGCGTACTCGATGCTTCGGGGGCCAAAGTGAACGGCTCGCACGCAGGCCATGACAGCAAGGCCTACTCCTCGGCCGGGGGTATCCGCCTGCCCAACGGGAAGCTCAAGTGCGATATCTGTGGGATAGTTTGCATTGGTCCCAATGTGCTGATGGTGCACAAGCGAAGCCACACTG GCGAGCGACCATTCCAGTGCAACCAGTGTGGTGCTTCTTTCACCCAGAAAGGCAACCTGCTTCGCCACATCAAGCTGCACTCGGGGGAAAAGCCCTTCAAGTGTCACCTCTGCAGTTACGCCTGTCGCAGGAGGGATGCCCTAACAGGCCACCTTCGCACACACTCTG TTGGAAAACCCCATAAGTGTGCATACTGTGGGCGGAGCTACAAGCAGCGCAGCTCTCTAGAGGAGCACAAGGAGCGTTGTCACAACTACCTCCAGTGCATGGGGCTGCAGAACAGCATCTATACAG gtGAGAAGCGTCTGTCGGACCTCTCCTTTGACGCGGGCGGTGGGGGGGAGCTGATGCAGCCGCATGTCATCGACCAGGCTATCAACAGCGCCATCAGCTATCTGGGAGCTGAGTCACTGCGGCCGCTGGTGCAGACTtccccggcctcctcctctGACGTGGCCACGGGCCCCATGTTCCCCCTCCACAAGCCCCCCTCTGAGGGCCCAACAGCCAACCATGGCCTGTCAGCTAAAGACAGCGCCGCAGAGAACCTGCTGCTGTTGTCCAAGTCCAAGTCGGCCTCCAGTGAGAAGGATGGCTCTCCCAGCCCCAGCGGACAGGATTCCACCGACACAGAGAGCAACAACGAAGAGAGAGCCGGTGGGGGGGGCCCAGGGCTCATCTACTTGACCAACCACATCACCTCCGGGGGCCGCAATGGCGTCATGCCCCTGGTGAAAGAAGAGCAGCAGCGGCAGTACGAGGCCATACGGGCCAACATGGAGATGGTCTCTGAGTGTTtcaaggtggtgggtggggatggggaaCAGATAAGGGCGTACCGGTGTGAACACTGCCGTGTCCTCTTCCTGGACCACGTCATGTACACCATCCACATGGGCTGCCACGGCTTCCGAGATCCCTTTGAGTGCAACCTCTGTGGCCACCGCAGTCAGGACCGTTACGAGTTCTCCTCGCACATGACGCGAGGGGAGCATCGCTActga
- the ikzf1 gene encoding DNA-binding protein Ikaros isoform X1, which yields METEEAHEMSQMPGRDSPPPNEVSEDGEEAMLVPEDLSASSAHQQNNRDKGLQAYNIKVEARSDEENGLACEMNGEEEECAEDLRVLDASGAKVNGSHAGHDSKAYSSAGGIRLPNGKLKCDICGIVCIGPNVLMVHKRSHTGERPFQCNQCGASFTQKGNLLRHIKLHSGEKPFKCHLCSYACRRRDALTGHLRTHSVGKPHKCAYCGRSYKQRSSLEEHKERCHNYLQCMGLQNSIYTVVKEESNQNEQREDLSQTGSDRALVLDRLANNVAKRKSTMPQKFVGEKRLSDLSFDAGGGGELMQPHVIDQAINSAISYLGAESLRPLVQTSPASSSDVATGPMFPLHKPPSEGPTANHGLSAKDSAAENLLLLSKSKSASSEKDGSPSPSGQDSTDTESNNEERAGGGGPGLIYLTNHITSGGRNGVMPLVKEEQQRQYEAIRANMEMVSECFKVVGGDGEQIRAYRCEHCRVLFLDHVMYTIHMGCHGFRDPFECNLCGHRSQDRYEFSSHMTRGEHRY from the exons atggagacggaggaggccCACGAGATGTCCCAAATGCCAG GCAGGGACAGCCCCCCTCCCAATGAGGTAtctgaggatggggaggaggccATGCTTGTTCCAGAGGACCTGTCTGCCAGCTCCGCCCACCAACAGAACAACAGGGACAAGGGGTTGCAAG CCTATAATATTAAAGTTGAGGCTCGCAGTGACGAGGAGAATGGGCTCGCCTGTGAGATGaatggcgaggaggaggagtgtgcgGAAGACTTGCGCGTACTCGATGCTTCGGGGGCCAAAGTGAACGGCTCGCACGCAGGCCATGACAGCAAGGCCTACTCCTCGGCCGGGGGTATCCGCCTGCCCAACGGGAAGCTCAAGTGCGATATCTGTGGGATAGTTTGCATTGGTCCCAATGTGCTGATGGTGCACAAGCGAAGCCACACTG GCGAGCGACCATTCCAGTGCAACCAGTGTGGTGCTTCTTTCACCCAGAAAGGCAACCTGCTTCGCCACATCAAGCTGCACTCGGGGGAAAAGCCCTTCAAGTGTCACCTCTGCAGTTACGCCTGTCGCAGGAGGGATGCCCTAACAGGCCACCTTCGCACACACTCTG TTGGAAAACCCCATAAGTGTGCATACTGTGGGCGGAGCTACAAGCAGCGCAGCTCTCTAGAGGAGCACAAGGAGCGTTGTCACAACTACCTCCAGTGCATGGGGCTGCAGAACAGCATCTATACAG TAGTAAAGGAAGAAAGCAACCAGAATGAGCAGAGGGAAGACTTAAGCCAGACGGGATCTGACAGAGCCTTGGTGCTAGACAGACTAGCTAATAATGTAGCCAAACGTAAGAGCACTATGCCACAGAAGTTTGTGG gtGAGAAGCGTCTGTCGGACCTCTCCTTTGACGCGGGCGGTGGGGGGGAGCTGATGCAGCCGCATGTCATCGACCAGGCTATCAACAGCGCCATCAGCTATCTGGGAGCTGAGTCACTGCGGCCGCTGGTGCAGACTtccccggcctcctcctctGACGTGGCCACGGGCCCCATGTTCCCCCTCCACAAGCCCCCCTCTGAGGGCCCAACAGCCAACCATGGCCTGTCAGCTAAAGACAGCGCCGCAGAGAACCTGCTGCTGTTGTCCAAGTCCAAGTCGGCCTCCAGTGAGAAGGATGGCTCTCCCAGCCCCAGCGGACAGGATTCCACCGACACAGAGAGCAACAACGAAGAGAGAGCCGGTGGGGGGGGCCCAGGGCTCATCTACTTGACCAACCACATCACCTCCGGGGGCCGCAATGGCGTCATGCCCCTGGTGAAAGAAGAGCAGCAGCGGCAGTACGAGGCCATACGGGCCAACATGGAGATGGTCTCTGAGTGTTtcaaggtggtgggtggggatggggaaCAGATAAGGGCGTACCGGTGTGAACACTGCCGTGTCCTCTTCCTGGACCACGTCATGTACACCATCCACATGGGCTGCCACGGCTTCCGAGATCCCTTTGAGTGCAACCTCTGTGGCCACCGCAGTCAGGACCGTTACGAGTTCTCCTCGCACATGACGCGAGGGGAGCATCGCTActga
- the ikzf1 gene encoding DNA-binding protein Ikaros isoform X2, which produces METEEAHEMSQMPGRDSPPPNEVSEDGEEAMLVPEDLSASSAHQQNNRDKGLQAYNIKVEARSDEENGLACEMNGEEEECAEDLRVLDASGAKVNGSHAGHDSKAYSSAGGIRLPNGKLKCDICGIVCIGPNVLMVHKRSHTGERPFQCNQCGASFTQKGNLLRHIKLHSGEKPFKCHLCSYACRRRDALTGHLRTHSVGKPHKCAYCGRSYKQRSSLEEHKERCHNYLQCMGLQNSIYTVKEESNQNEQREDLSQTGSDRALVLDRLANNVAKRKSTMPQKFVGEKRLSDLSFDAGGGGELMQPHVIDQAINSAISYLGAESLRPLVQTSPASSSDVATGPMFPLHKPPSEGPTANHGLSAKDSAAENLLLLSKSKSASSEKDGSPSPSGQDSTDTESNNEERAGGGGPGLIYLTNHITSGGRNGVMPLVKEEQQRQYEAIRANMEMVSECFKVVGGDGEQIRAYRCEHCRVLFLDHVMYTIHMGCHGFRDPFECNLCGHRSQDRYEFSSHMTRGEHRY; this is translated from the exons atggagacggaggaggccCACGAGATGTCCCAAATGCCAG GCAGGGACAGCCCCCCTCCCAATGAGGTAtctgaggatggggaggaggccATGCTTGTTCCAGAGGACCTGTCTGCCAGCTCCGCCCACCAACAGAACAACAGGGACAAGGGGTTGCAAG CCTATAATATTAAAGTTGAGGCTCGCAGTGACGAGGAGAATGGGCTCGCCTGTGAGATGaatggcgaggaggaggagtgtgcgGAAGACTTGCGCGTACTCGATGCTTCGGGGGCCAAAGTGAACGGCTCGCACGCAGGCCATGACAGCAAGGCCTACTCCTCGGCCGGGGGTATCCGCCTGCCCAACGGGAAGCTCAAGTGCGATATCTGTGGGATAGTTTGCATTGGTCCCAATGTGCTGATGGTGCACAAGCGAAGCCACACTG GCGAGCGACCATTCCAGTGCAACCAGTGTGGTGCTTCTTTCACCCAGAAAGGCAACCTGCTTCGCCACATCAAGCTGCACTCGGGGGAAAAGCCCTTCAAGTGTCACCTCTGCAGTTACGCCTGTCGCAGGAGGGATGCCCTAACAGGCCACCTTCGCACACACTCTG TTGGAAAACCCCATAAGTGTGCATACTGTGGGCGGAGCTACAAGCAGCGCAGCTCTCTAGAGGAGCACAAGGAGCGTTGTCACAACTACCTCCAGTGCATGGGGCTGCAGAACAGCATCTATACAG TAAAGGAAGAAAGCAACCAGAATGAGCAGAGGGAAGACTTAAGCCAGACGGGATCTGACAGAGCCTTGGTGCTAGACAGACTAGCTAATAATGTAGCCAAACGTAAGAGCACTATGCCACAGAAGTTTGTGG gtGAGAAGCGTCTGTCGGACCTCTCCTTTGACGCGGGCGGTGGGGGGGAGCTGATGCAGCCGCATGTCATCGACCAGGCTATCAACAGCGCCATCAGCTATCTGGGAGCTGAGTCACTGCGGCCGCTGGTGCAGACTtccccggcctcctcctctGACGTGGCCACGGGCCCCATGTTCCCCCTCCACAAGCCCCCCTCTGAGGGCCCAACAGCCAACCATGGCCTGTCAGCTAAAGACAGCGCCGCAGAGAACCTGCTGCTGTTGTCCAAGTCCAAGTCGGCCTCCAGTGAGAAGGATGGCTCTCCCAGCCCCAGCGGACAGGATTCCACCGACACAGAGAGCAACAACGAAGAGAGAGCCGGTGGGGGGGGCCCAGGGCTCATCTACTTGACCAACCACATCACCTCCGGGGGCCGCAATGGCGTCATGCCCCTGGTGAAAGAAGAGCAGCAGCGGCAGTACGAGGCCATACGGGCCAACATGGAGATGGTCTCTGAGTGTTtcaaggtggtgggtggggatggggaaCAGATAAGGGCGTACCGGTGTGAACACTGCCGTGTCCTCTTCCTGGACCACGTCATGTACACCATCCACATGGGCTGCCACGGCTTCCGAGATCCCTTTGAGTGCAACCTCTGTGGCCACCGCAGTCAGGACCGTTACGAGTTCTCCTCGCACATGACGCGAGGGGAGCATCGCTActga
- the ikzf1 gene encoding DNA-binding protein Ikaros isoform X5, giving the protein METEEAHEMSQMPGRDSPPPNEVSEDGEEAMLVPEDLSASSAHQQNNRDKGLQGERPFQCNQCGASFTQKGNLLRHIKLHSGEKPFKCHLCSYACRRRDALTGHLRTHSVGKPHKCAYCGRSYKQRSSLEEHKERCHNYLQCMGLQNSIYTVKEESNQNEQREDLSQTGSDRALVLDRLANNVAKRKSTMPQKFVGEKRLSDLSFDAGGGGELMQPHVIDQAINSAISYLGAESLRPLVQTSPASSSDVATGPMFPLHKPPSEGPTANHGLSAKDSAAENLLLLSKSKSASSEKDGSPSPSGQDSTDTESNNEERAGGGGPGLIYLTNHITSGGRNGVMPLVKEEQQRQYEAIRANMEMVSECFKVVGGDGEQIRAYRCEHCRVLFLDHVMYTIHMGCHGFRDPFECNLCGHRSQDRYEFSSHMTRGEHRY; this is encoded by the exons atggagacggaggaggccCACGAGATGTCCCAAATGCCAG GCAGGGACAGCCCCCCTCCCAATGAGGTAtctgaggatggggaggaggccATGCTTGTTCCAGAGGACCTGTCTGCCAGCTCCGCCCACCAACAGAACAACAGGGACAAGGGGTTGCAAG GCGAGCGACCATTCCAGTGCAACCAGTGTGGTGCTTCTTTCACCCAGAAAGGCAACCTGCTTCGCCACATCAAGCTGCACTCGGGGGAAAAGCCCTTCAAGTGTCACCTCTGCAGTTACGCCTGTCGCAGGAGGGATGCCCTAACAGGCCACCTTCGCACACACTCTG TTGGAAAACCCCATAAGTGTGCATACTGTGGGCGGAGCTACAAGCAGCGCAGCTCTCTAGAGGAGCACAAGGAGCGTTGTCACAACTACCTCCAGTGCATGGGGCTGCAGAACAGCATCTATACAG TAAAGGAAGAAAGCAACCAGAATGAGCAGAGGGAAGACTTAAGCCAGACGGGATCTGACAGAGCCTTGGTGCTAGACAGACTAGCTAATAATGTAGCCAAACGTAAGAGCACTATGCCACAGAAGTTTGTGG gtGAGAAGCGTCTGTCGGACCTCTCCTTTGACGCGGGCGGTGGGGGGGAGCTGATGCAGCCGCATGTCATCGACCAGGCTATCAACAGCGCCATCAGCTATCTGGGAGCTGAGTCACTGCGGCCGCTGGTGCAGACTtccccggcctcctcctctGACGTGGCCACGGGCCCCATGTTCCCCCTCCACAAGCCCCCCTCTGAGGGCCCAACAGCCAACCATGGCCTGTCAGCTAAAGACAGCGCCGCAGAGAACCTGCTGCTGTTGTCCAAGTCCAAGTCGGCCTCCAGTGAGAAGGATGGCTCTCCCAGCCCCAGCGGACAGGATTCCACCGACACAGAGAGCAACAACGAAGAGAGAGCCGGTGGGGGGGGCCCAGGGCTCATCTACTTGACCAACCACATCACCTCCGGGGGCCGCAATGGCGTCATGCCCCTGGTGAAAGAAGAGCAGCAGCGGCAGTACGAGGCCATACGGGCCAACATGGAGATGGTCTCTGAGTGTTtcaaggtggtgggtggggatggggaaCAGATAAGGGCGTACCGGTGTGAACACTGCCGTGTCCTCTTCCTGGACCACGTCATGTACACCATCCACATGGGCTGCCACGGCTTCCGAGATCCCTTTGAGTGCAACCTCTGTGGCCACCGCAGTCAGGACCGTTACGAGTTCTCCTCGCACATGACGCGAGGGGAGCATCGCTActga
- the ikzf1 gene encoding DNA-binding protein Ikaros isoform X4 yields METEEAHEMSQMPGRDSPPPNEVSEDGEEAMLVPEDLSASSAHQQNNRDKGLQGERPFQCNQCGASFTQKGNLLRHIKLHSGEKPFKCHLCSYACRRRDALTGHLRTHSVGKPHKCAYCGRSYKQRSSLEEHKERCHNYLQCMGLQNSIYTVVKEESNQNEQREDLSQTGSDRALVLDRLANNVAKRKSTMPQKFVGEKRLSDLSFDAGGGGELMQPHVIDQAINSAISYLGAESLRPLVQTSPASSSDVATGPMFPLHKPPSEGPTANHGLSAKDSAAENLLLLSKSKSASSEKDGSPSPSGQDSTDTESNNEERAGGGGPGLIYLTNHITSGGRNGVMPLVKEEQQRQYEAIRANMEMVSECFKVVGGDGEQIRAYRCEHCRVLFLDHVMYTIHMGCHGFRDPFECNLCGHRSQDRYEFSSHMTRGEHRY; encoded by the exons atggagacggaggaggccCACGAGATGTCCCAAATGCCAG GCAGGGACAGCCCCCCTCCCAATGAGGTAtctgaggatggggaggaggccATGCTTGTTCCAGAGGACCTGTCTGCCAGCTCCGCCCACCAACAGAACAACAGGGACAAGGGGTTGCAAG GCGAGCGACCATTCCAGTGCAACCAGTGTGGTGCTTCTTTCACCCAGAAAGGCAACCTGCTTCGCCACATCAAGCTGCACTCGGGGGAAAAGCCCTTCAAGTGTCACCTCTGCAGTTACGCCTGTCGCAGGAGGGATGCCCTAACAGGCCACCTTCGCACACACTCTG TTGGAAAACCCCATAAGTGTGCATACTGTGGGCGGAGCTACAAGCAGCGCAGCTCTCTAGAGGAGCACAAGGAGCGTTGTCACAACTACCTCCAGTGCATGGGGCTGCAGAACAGCATCTATACAG TAGTAAAGGAAGAAAGCAACCAGAATGAGCAGAGGGAAGACTTAAGCCAGACGGGATCTGACAGAGCCTTGGTGCTAGACAGACTAGCTAATAATGTAGCCAAACGTAAGAGCACTATGCCACAGAAGTTTGTGG gtGAGAAGCGTCTGTCGGACCTCTCCTTTGACGCGGGCGGTGGGGGGGAGCTGATGCAGCCGCATGTCATCGACCAGGCTATCAACAGCGCCATCAGCTATCTGGGAGCTGAGTCACTGCGGCCGCTGGTGCAGACTtccccggcctcctcctctGACGTGGCCACGGGCCCCATGTTCCCCCTCCACAAGCCCCCCTCTGAGGGCCCAACAGCCAACCATGGCCTGTCAGCTAAAGACAGCGCCGCAGAGAACCTGCTGCTGTTGTCCAAGTCCAAGTCGGCCTCCAGTGAGAAGGATGGCTCTCCCAGCCCCAGCGGACAGGATTCCACCGACACAGAGAGCAACAACGAAGAGAGAGCCGGTGGGGGGGGCCCAGGGCTCATCTACTTGACCAACCACATCACCTCCGGGGGCCGCAATGGCGTCATGCCCCTGGTGAAAGAAGAGCAGCAGCGGCAGTACGAGGCCATACGGGCCAACATGGAGATGGTCTCTGAGTGTTtcaaggtggtgggtggggatggggaaCAGATAAGGGCGTACCGGTGTGAACACTGCCGTGTCCTCTTCCTGGACCACGTCATGTACACCATCCACATGGGCTGCCACGGCTTCCGAGATCCCTTTGAGTGCAACCTCTGTGGCCACCGCAGTCAGGACCGTTACGAGTTCTCCTCGCACATGACGCGAGGGGAGCATCGCTActga